From a region of the Armatimonas rosea genome:
- a CDS encoding glycosyltransferase family 4 protein yields MTIDIINTALPPKFDAIGHYTALFSEELAHFAEVRLLAPTGLDYDEVVGVPVLPCFSVETKDGIRGVIEPIVARQPDWVLLQYNPFLYGHRGYAPQLVPTLRELKRRCPKTKLAVMVHENFVPCWESVKFTVMASWQVPQYWQLGQTADMFFTSAEAWAKHARGWFKKIPVHHLPVGSTMPHVPLTRSEARQRLGIPDNVVAVGVFGTAHVSRLLPLVASTLKDARQNNVDARLLYIGPDGAAVREVLGELEPLCADGPLPADEVSRRFSAMDLYLAPFIDGVSTRRTSLMTSFQHGIAAVGTDGHHTDTVFREAAEKAILLAPVGDDAAFARQTLRLIQDASLRERIAAEGKALYEAQFDWKPVVQSFLAGLRGKG; encoded by the coding sequence ATGACGATCGACATTATCAACACGGCCCTCCCTCCCAAGTTCGATGCCATTGGGCACTACACGGCCCTCTTCAGCGAGGAGCTAGCCCACTTCGCGGAGGTCCGCCTCCTTGCCCCCACCGGCCTCGACTACGACGAAGTGGTGGGAGTGCCCGTGCTTCCCTGCTTCTCGGTGGAGACCAAAGACGGCATCCGCGGCGTGATCGAGCCGATTGTTGCACGCCAGCCGGACTGGGTGCTGCTCCAGTACAACCCCTTTCTCTACGGCCACCGCGGCTACGCACCTCAGCTTGTCCCCACCCTGCGCGAGCTCAAGCGCCGCTGCCCCAAGACCAAGCTGGCCGTGATGGTGCACGAGAACTTTGTGCCCTGCTGGGAGAGCGTGAAGTTCACGGTCATGGCGTCGTGGCAGGTGCCGCAGTACTGGCAGCTCGGGCAGACCGCCGATATGTTTTTCACGTCGGCGGAGGCCTGGGCCAAGCACGCCCGCGGCTGGTTCAAGAAGATTCCCGTCCACCACCTGCCGGTCGGCTCGACCATGCCCCATGTCCCCCTCACGCGCAGCGAGGCACGCCAGCGCCTGGGAATCCCGGATAACGTCGTGGCGGTGGGGGTCTTTGGGACGGCGCATGTCTCGCGGCTCTTGCCCCTGGTGGCGAGCACGCTCAAGGATGCGCGGCAGAACAATGTCGATGCCCGCCTGCTCTATATCGGCCCGGATGGCGCTGCCGTGCGCGAGGTCCTGGGCGAGCTGGAGCCGCTCTGCGCCGATGGGCCCCTCCCCGCCGACGAAGTCTCGCGCCGGTTCTCGGCGATGGACCTCTATCTGGCGCCCTTTATCGACGGTGTCTCGACCCGGCGAACCTCGCTGATGACCAGCTTCCAGCACGGGATCGCGGCCGTGGGCACCGATGGCCACCACACCGACACGGTCTTTCGTGAGGCGGCGGAGAAGGCGATCCTGCTCGCGCCGGTCGGGGACGATGCCGCGTTCGCGCGCCAGACCCTCCGGCTCATCCAAGATGCCTCTCTGCGCGAGAGAATCGCGGCGGAGGGCAAGGCGCTCTACGAAGCGCAGTTTGACTGGAAGCCCGTGGTGCAGAGCTTCCTAGCGGGGCTGCGCGGCAAAGGCTAG
- a CDS encoding nuclear transport factor 2 family protein — MTEQELLEQHLANIGKPVEAQNLAIYAETLRVEFPFAPDGHTQSLDGPEALGKFLAAIATFTTGHQINDLETAIFEGGFVIEYEESSTFRSTGRAYASRIVWTAQTASGKITRLREHYNPIRVLEALGELG; from the coding sequence ATGACCGAACAAGAACTTTTAGAACAGCATCTCGCAAATATCGGTAAGCCGGTCGAGGCACAGAACCTGGCGATCTACGCCGAGACGCTGCGGGTGGAGTTTCCCTTCGCCCCCGACGGCCACACGCAGTCTCTCGACGGCCCCGAGGCCCTAGGCAAGTTCCTCGCCGCCATCGCCACCTTCACGACAGGACACCAGATCAACGACCTAGAGACGGCGATCTTCGAGGGCGGCTTCGTGATCGAGTACGAGGAATCGTCGACCTTTCGGAGCACCGGCCGCGCCTACGCCTCGCGGATTGTCTGGACCGCACAGACCGCAAGCGGCAAGATCACCCGCCTGCGCGAGCACTACAACCCGATTCGGGTCCTAGAAGCCCTCGGGGAGCTGGGATAA
- a CDS encoding c-type cytochrome domain-containing protein, protein MSFSKEIAPIIQRRCAGCHGERTNLGDWRAHTFAALMKPGASGAAMVVPGKPEASELYKRITHKDPELRMPKSDDALDARQLTLVKRWIAEGAKFDGSSKTALLKTLLGPRVHPAAPASYRATVPVLALAFVPGAKQVAVGGYNEVTLWDTQTGKLVRRLGGLPQRIQSLQVSKDGKTLLVGGGIPGEYGEVALVELATGKRRVLDTFGDLVLTARFNTDETKIAAGGAEASVRCYDLKNGERLWSMSVHADWVTSVAFSGDGKYVASASRDHTVKVYEADGTLYTTYGGHNRQYGQYKGQAPVYGVCFSGGTALSVGGGKWVQEWEPEKAKAESGDAGDMEDRFFKQGHARFLAHGCEKEIYQLCLKDGQVFTLASDGIIKQLELTSQKEIRSFGQSGDFAFSLDADVAAQRLVVGSFEGKVRVYDLATGQQTLAFAAQPR, encoded by the coding sequence GTGAGCTTCTCGAAAGAGATCGCCCCGATCATCCAGCGGCGCTGTGCGGGCTGTCATGGCGAGCGCACCAACCTGGGAGACTGGCGGGCGCATACCTTTGCGGCCCTCATGAAGCCTGGCGCATCGGGGGCGGCGATGGTGGTCCCTGGCAAGCCCGAGGCGTCCGAGCTCTACAAGCGCATCACCCACAAAGACCCCGAGCTACGGATGCCCAAGTCCGACGATGCCCTGGATGCGCGGCAGCTCACGCTGGTAAAGCGCTGGATTGCGGAGGGCGCGAAGTTCGACGGCTCAAGCAAGACGGCGCTACTGAAGACACTCCTAGGGCCACGCGTGCATCCTGCGGCACCGGCGAGCTACCGCGCGACGGTCCCGGTGCTGGCGCTGGCCTTTGTGCCGGGGGCGAAGCAGGTCGCGGTCGGGGGCTACAACGAGGTGACGCTCTGGGACACGCAGACCGGCAAGCTGGTGCGGCGTCTCGGGGGGCTGCCACAGCGCATCCAGAGCCTCCAGGTGAGCAAGGACGGCAAGACACTCCTCGTGGGGGGCGGGATTCCGGGCGAGTACGGTGAGGTCGCGCTGGTGGAGCTAGCAACCGGCAAGCGGCGCGTGCTGGATACCTTTGGCGATCTGGTGCTCACCGCACGCTTCAATACCGATGAGACCAAGATCGCGGCGGGCGGCGCGGAGGCGAGCGTGCGCTGCTACGACCTCAAGAACGGTGAGCGGCTCTGGAGCATGAGCGTTCATGCGGACTGGGTGACCTCGGTGGCGTTTAGCGGCGATGGCAAGTATGTCGCGTCGGCGAGCCGCGACCACACGGTCAAGGTCTACGAGGCCGATGGAACCCTCTACACGACCTACGGCGGCCACAACCGGCAGTACGGGCAGTACAAGGGCCAGGCGCCGGTCTACGGGGTCTGTTTCTCCGGTGGCACGGCGCTCTCGGTGGGCGGCGGCAAGTGGGTGCAGGAGTGGGAGCCCGAGAAGGCCAAGGCCGAGTCCGGCGATGCGGGCGATATGGAGGACCGCTTCTTCAAGCAGGGGCACGCACGCTTCCTCGCCCACGGCTGCGAAAAAGAGATCTACCAGCTCTGCCTCAAGGACGGCCAGGTCTTCACGCTCGCCAGTGATGGAATTATCAAGCAGCTGGAGCTGACGAGTCAAAAAGAGATCCGTAGCTTCGGGCAGAGCGGCGACTTTGCCTTCTCTCTCGATGCCGACGTGGCGGCGCAGCGGCTTGTGGTGGGGAGCTTCGAGGGGAAAGTGCGGGTCTACGACCTGGCAACCGGGCAGCAGACCCTAGCCTTTGCCGCGCAGCCCCGCTAG
- a CDS encoding Uma2 family endonuclease has protein sequence MATTTASETLPESVWPLILRMRPGLRLTDPEEFYDFCQANAPWQFERTAKGELIVTMPTGGESGKRNALLNYQLVGWALRDGSGSYFDSNTGFELPGGAMRAPDAAWVTNARLAALSPEQKEKFLPLLPDFVIELRSKTDRLAPLQEKMEEWRDTGVRLSLLLDPTTRRVHVYRPGTEPQILEDPATVDCSPELPGFLLDTKAIFDVTL, from the coding sequence ATGGCAACTACCACCGCGTCGGAGACCTTGCCCGAGAGTGTCTGGCCGCTGATCCTGCGGATGCGCCCGGGCCTGCGTCTGACCGACCCAGAGGAGTTCTATGACTTTTGTCAGGCAAATGCTCCCTGGCAGTTCGAGCGCACCGCAAAAGGAGAACTGATCGTCACGATGCCAACAGGCGGCGAATCGGGCAAGCGCAATGCCCTCCTGAACTACCAGCTCGTGGGCTGGGCACTCCGCGACGGCTCGGGGAGCTACTTCGACTCCAACACGGGTTTCGAGCTTCCCGGTGGGGCAATGCGTGCCCCCGATGCCGCTTGGGTAACGAATGCCCGTCTTGCGGCTCTCTCTCCGGAGCAAAAAGAGAAGTTTCTTCCCCTCCTTCCAGATTTCGTTATCGAGCTCCGCTCCAAGACAGACCGCTTGGCCCCCCTCCAAGAAAAAATGGAAGAGTGGCGCGACACGGGCGTCCGTCTCAGCCTCTTACTTGACCCCACCACCCGCCGTGTCCATGTCTACCGACCCGGCACCGAGCCGCAGATTCTTGAAGACCCCGCCACGGTCGATTGCTCCCCCGAGCTTCCCGGCTTTCTGCTGGATACCAAAGCTATCTTCGACGTGACGTTGTAG
- a CDS encoding sugar ABC transporter substrate-binding protein, with protein sequence MKRSTFVAAALLLAAGCNQPPQPTTSPTTGTLSDAAVAKAGANRPQIALVMKSLANEFFKTMEEGAKKHEQVNEDKYKLISNGIKDEQDIAKQQQLIEQMIGQKVAAIVVAPADSKALVPVCQKAAAAGIVVVNIDNRFDADVMKEKQLTAPFVGPDNRKGAKLAGDFLATKLKPGDKVAIIEGAPTAFNAQQRKAGFEDAMKQAGLVVADSQSANWETDQANKIAAAMLTAHPDIKALLCANDSMALGAVAAVKAAGKTGQVLVVGFDNIGAVQELIKSGAVLCTVDQHGDQLAAFGIDYALEMLQKKATPTDKETPVDLITAETLKK encoded by the coding sequence ATGAAACGATCCACTTTTGTCGCCGCCGCACTGCTGCTGGCCGCGGGCTGCAACCAGCCCCCTCAACCCACCACCTCACCCACCACCGGAACACTCAGCGATGCCGCGGTCGCCAAAGCGGGTGCAAACCGTCCCCAGATCGCGCTGGTGATGAAGTCGCTCGCCAATGAGTTCTTCAAGACCATGGAGGAGGGGGCGAAAAAGCACGAGCAAGTCAATGAAGATAAGTACAAACTAATCTCAAATGGCATCAAAGACGAGCAAGATATCGCCAAGCAACAGCAGCTTATCGAGCAGATGATCGGCCAGAAAGTCGCCGCGATTGTGGTGGCTCCTGCCGACTCCAAGGCGCTTGTCCCGGTCTGTCAGAAGGCCGCGGCGGCGGGGATCGTGGTGGTCAATATCGACAACCGCTTCGACGCCGACGTCATGAAAGAGAAGCAGCTCACCGCGCCGTTTGTCGGGCCGGACAACCGCAAGGGCGCAAAGCTGGCGGGGGATTTTCTCGCCACCAAGCTCAAGCCTGGAGATAAAGTCGCGATTATCGAGGGTGCGCCCACCGCGTTTAATGCCCAGCAGCGCAAGGCGGGCTTTGAGGACGCGATGAAGCAGGCAGGGCTGGTAGTCGCCGATAGCCAGTCCGCCAACTGGGAGACCGACCAGGCCAATAAGATCGCAGCCGCCATGCTCACCGCCCACCCCGACATAAAAGCCCTGCTCTGTGCCAACGACTCCATGGCGCTGGGAGCCGTAGCGGCGGTGAAGGCCGCGGGCAAGACCGGGCAGGTGCTAGTGGTCGGCTTTGACAATATCGGCGCGGTCCAGGAGCTCATCAAGTCCGGCGCGGTTCTCTGCACCGTGGACCAGCACGGCGACCAGCTCGCGGCCTTTGGGATCGACTACGCGCTGGAGATGCTCCAAAAGAAAGCCACCCCCACCGACAAAGAGACCCCAGTCGATCTGATCACCGCCGAAACGCTTAAAAAATGA
- a CDS encoding phytanoyl-CoA dioxygenase family protein, which translates to MNDPISARALTAEERDSYKTYGYVLLKGLLSPEATKATYDDVMSIMDAIGLGMTALKQTSEYLAGSPLDALVNSPNLCAIASELMEGEARLYLPFSAVKSPGGGGAFHFHQDNQYTKFDGPGINLWVALVPMTEENGCLSMVPYSHYLGTLHPVAGTNHNSGLEPKVTIPVPMEPGDVVAFSRLTVHGSGKNLTDAPRVAYAIQYARHDVRYTRDLGQTWKTIADDGPGWRTGPVDAITIPEKRDGH; encoded by the coding sequence ATGAACGATCCGATCTCGGCGCGTGCCCTCACGGCAGAGGAGCGCGACTCTTACAAGACCTACGGCTATGTGCTCCTCAAGGGCCTGCTCTCGCCGGAGGCCACGAAGGCCACCTACGATGATGTGATGTCCATCATGGATGCGATTGGGCTGGGGATGACGGCGCTGAAGCAGACCAGCGAGTACCTGGCGGGCTCGCCGCTGGATGCGCTGGTCAATAGCCCCAACCTGTGCGCGATCGCATCGGAGCTAATGGAGGGCGAGGCGCGGCTCTACCTGCCCTTTAGCGCGGTAAAGTCGCCCGGCGGCGGCGGGGCGTTTCACTTCCACCAGGACAACCAGTACACCAAGTTCGATGGCCCCGGCATCAACCTCTGGGTCGCGCTGGTGCCCATGACCGAGGAGAACGGCTGCCTCTCGATGGTGCCCTACTCACACTACTTGGGGACGCTACATCCCGTGGCGGGGACCAACCACAACAGCGGGCTAGAGCCCAAAGTCACCATCCCCGTGCCGATGGAGCCCGGCGATGTGGTCGCCTTCTCGCGCCTGACGGTCCATGGCTCCGGGAAAAACCTCACCGATGCTCCCCGGGTCGCCTACGCGATACAGTACGCCCGCCACGATGTGCGCTACACCCGCGACCTGGGCCAGACCTGGAAGACTATCGCCGACGACGGCCCCGGCTGGCGAACCGGCCCCGTGGACGCGATCACGATCCCCGAGAAGCGCGATGGGCACTGA
- a CDS encoding phytanoyl-CoA dioxygenase family protein, whose product MGTEFLYTDRHREEYYSAGLTVLRGVIPVSLLTDLRREAERARELARTLQGPQTQRLQPVYKYPELNHQPFHDFHALPGMRAAVENILGPEHASSQIMGILFEPQNDAWCTHWHRDWGYNVPGLDLPAFFRAIRDLRLFNQLNGALYDDHCLWVVPGSHHRDDLPEETAHFPRIPPPGPELTDAAIPEERERRCLDYTRAMPGATLVPLFAGDVAFYRACGWHTGNYVPYTRRATLHDGYYCPEDLRWQAAVKDKTVGEAF is encoded by the coding sequence ATGGGCACTGAGTTTCTCTACACTGACCGGCACCGCGAGGAGTACTACAGCGCGGGGCTGACGGTCCTGCGCGGGGTGATTCCGGTGTCGCTGCTGACAGACCTGCGGCGCGAGGCGGAGAGGGCGCGGGAGCTGGCGCGGACACTCCAAGGGCCGCAGACCCAGCGGCTCCAGCCGGTCTACAAGTACCCCGAGCTCAACCACCAGCCGTTTCATGACTTTCATGCGCTCCCCGGTATGCGGGCCGCGGTGGAGAATATTCTGGGACCGGAGCACGCGTCTAGCCAGATCATGGGGATCCTCTTCGAGCCGCAAAACGACGCCTGGTGCACGCACTGGCACCGCGACTGGGGCTACAATGTCCCCGGCCTCGACCTGCCCGCCTTCTTCCGGGCGATCCGCGACCTGCGGCTCTTTAACCAGCTCAATGGGGCGCTCTACGACGACCACTGCCTCTGGGTGGTGCCGGGGAGCCACCACCGCGACGATCTCCCCGAGGAGACCGCACACTTCCCCCGCATCCCACCCCCCGGCCCCGAGCTCACGGATGCCGCCATCCCCGAGGAGCGCGAGCGGCGCTGCCTGGACTACACCCGCGCCATGCCCGGCGCGACCCTGGTCCCCCTCTTTGCCGGCGATGTGGCGTTCTACCGCGCCTGCGGCTGGCACACCGGCAACTATGTCCCCTACACCCGCCGCGCCACGCTCCACGATGGCTACTACTGCCCCGAGGACCTGCGCTGGCAAGCCGCGGTCAAGGACAAGACAGTGGGAGAAGCGTTTTGA
- a CDS encoding alpha/beta hydrolase family protein: MWKIDNTPPQTYDAPGFSEPGVTGLFYDGPSWQGKPTRVFAWLGMPAPGAVADGQRVPGIVLVHGGGGSAFSRWVRLWNERGFAALAMDTCGHTPDSGSLRRDHHALGGPPGWGAYDKALEPPTEQWGYHAVEAILRGHSLLRAQPGVDPQRIGLTGISWGGVLTAIAAGHDPRFAFAMSVYGCGFLDRSPGLGLDKTDKPHAERWMQLWDPSRHLKDAKMPFFWINGTNDFAFTPPLWQESHRLPRGKKTLSFKLRMPHGHGAAGENPEELRVFAAAQCGLGEPPLARLKKQERKSGWLRAEFEAKVPLKAAELLFTKDAGMPWPERHWQAQPALLSGNLASSAIPLETTACYLNVIDSRGCTNSSEVEFLVQ; this comes from the coding sequence ATGTGGAAGATAGACAACACGCCGCCTCAGACCTACGACGCGCCGGGCTTTAGCGAGCCGGGCGTGACCGGGCTTTTCTACGACGGCCCAAGCTGGCAGGGGAAGCCCACACGGGTCTTTGCTTGGCTGGGAATGCCCGCGCCGGGTGCGGTAGCAGACGGCCAGAGAGTGCCGGGGATTGTTCTCGTGCACGGCGGCGGCGGCTCGGCGTTCTCCCGCTGGGTGCGGCTCTGGAACGAGCGGGGGTTTGCCGCGCTGGCGATGGACACCTGCGGCCACACGCCCGACTCGGGGAGCCTGCGCCGGGACCACCACGCCCTCGGGGGGCCGCCCGGCTGGGGCGCGTACGACAAGGCGCTGGAGCCGCCCACCGAGCAGTGGGGCTACCACGCGGTCGAGGCGATCCTGCGCGGCCACTCGCTGCTACGCGCGCAACCGGGCGTGGACCCACAGCGCATCGGGCTGACCGGAATCTCCTGGGGCGGGGTCTTAACCGCCATCGCGGCGGGGCACGACCCGCGCTTTGCCTTCGCCATGTCGGTCTACGGCTGCGGGTTTCTGGATCGCTCCCCCGGCCTCGGGCTGGACAAGACCGACAAGCCCCACGCCGAGCGCTGGATGCAGCTCTGGGACCCGTCGCGGCACCTCAAAGACGCCAAGATGCCGTTTTTCTGGATCAATGGCACCAATGACTTCGCCTTCACCCCACCCCTCTGGCAGGAGTCGCACCGGCTTCCCCGGGGAAAGAAGACCCTCTCCTTCAAGCTCCGCATGCCCCACGGCCACGGCGCGGCAGGCGAGAACCCCGAGGAGCTACGGGTCTTTGCCGCCGCGCAGTGTGGCCTCGGGGAGCCGCCGCTGGCCCGCCTCAAGAAGCAAGAGCGCAAGAGCGGCTGGCTCCGCGCCGAGTTTGAGGCAAAGGTCCCCCTCAAAGCCGCCGAGCTTCTCTTCACCAAGGACGCAGGCATGCCCTGGCCTGAGCGGCACTGGCAGGCACAGCCCGCGCTTCTCAGCGGCAACCTGGCATCGTCGGCGATCCCGCTGGAGACCACCGCCTGCTACCTCAACGTGATCGACTCCCGTGGGTGCACCAACAGCTCGGAGGTGGAGTTTCTAGTACAATAG
- a CDS encoding ABC transporter permease — MKRSLVELGGLVAAMALLIAVFAWRSPTFLTPTTFLTIANQLPEALLVAVGMTFVVLIGGIDLSVGSVLGLASAVLGVALLRGHLPLPLAALLGASTGLLVGLLTGLVTVRLKLPSFIVTLGMLEAARGATYLLTESRTQYLGGPVEKLAEGGLGGLTPPFWWVLSAVILAQGVLSRTVFGRNLYAIGGSEQTAFLSGVPVARLKITVFAIAGALAGLGGLFNAARLSSADPNAGVGMELSAIAAVVIGGTSLTGGRGSVLGTALGVLVLAILGNGLAQLGVQEPLKRLLTGGVIVLAVVLDRLRYSGRIEE; from the coding sequence ATGAAGCGCTCGCTGGTCGAGCTCGGGGGGCTGGTGGCGGCGATGGCACTGCTGATCGCGGTCTTCGCCTGGCGCTCCCCGACCTTTCTCACCCCGACAACCTTCCTGACGATCGCCAACCAGCTCCCTGAGGCGCTGCTTGTCGCGGTGGGGATGACCTTTGTGGTGCTGATCGGCGGGATCGACCTCTCGGTGGGCAGCGTCCTCGGGCTTGCTAGCGCCGTCTTGGGAGTGGCGCTCCTGCGTGGACATCTCCCTCTCCCGCTCGCCGCGCTCCTTGGCGCTTCCACAGGGCTCCTGGTCGGGCTGCTCACGGGCCTTGTCACAGTTCGGCTGAAGCTACCGTCGTTTATCGTGACCCTGGGCATGCTGGAGGCGGCGCGCGGCGCGACCTACCTGCTCACGGAGTCCCGCACACAGTACCTGGGTGGCCCCGTGGAAAAGCTCGCGGAGGGAGGGCTGGGTGGGTTGACTCCCCCTTTCTGGTGGGTGCTTTCCGCAGTGATTCTCGCGCAGGGAGTGCTGTCGCGGACGGTCTTTGGGCGCAACCTCTACGCCATCGGCGGGAGCGAGCAGACCGCGTTTCTCTCGGGAGTTCCTGTCGCGCGGCTGAAGATCACGGTCTTTGCGATTGCAGGGGCACTGGCAGGGCTAGGGGGCCTCTTCAACGCCGCGCGGCTCTCCAGCGCGGACCCCAACGCCGGAGTCGGGATGGAACTTTCCGCCATAGCGGCCGTCGTTATTGGAGGGACCAGCCTCACCGGCGGGCGGGGCTCGGTGCTCGGAACCGCACTCGGAGTGCTCGTGCTCGCGATCCTGGGCAACGGCCTCGCACAGCTCGGCGTCCAAGAGCCCCTCAAGCGCCTGCTCACGGGGGGAGTCATTGTTTTAGCAGTCGTGTTAGATCGGTTGCGGTATAGTGGAAGAATTGAGGAGTAG
- a CDS encoding M14 family metallopeptidase, translating into MYLPLVTTIPLALSAPAPLYAVQERVTAPKAFFGFEIGADYRLANYTQFTAYWKLLDKESDRVKVEEIGKTAEGRPQLMAIVTSPANHKKLKTYQEIAQRLARAEGLTDTEAKKLAALGKAIVWIDGGLHANEVLGAHQLIETSYQLASSNDPEIKRFLDDCIILLVHANPDGMELISDWYMREADEKKRGFNIPRLYQKYIGHDNNRDFYMGTQAETKNMLAVQYEQWFPQIVYNHHQTGPAGTVLFAPPFRAPHNHNVDPLVVTGIDLVGTSMHNRFVLENKPGAVRRSQASYQTWWNGGLRTTTYFHNMIGLLTEAIGNPTPVEIAFTPDKLIPQEDYVFPITPQTWHFKQSIDYSLTANWAVLDIASRHREQFLYNIYKMGRNAIDKGSRDTWTDYPRRIAEVKKSASPSFAALRLPELRDPRAYILPADQPDFPTVVKFVNTLRQNGITIHQAQKEFTVGGKTYPAHSFVVKTAQAFRAHVLDMFEPQDYPNDFPYPGGPPKAPYDNAGYTLAYQMGVRFDRILEDVTAPLSVVDGRAKPLAGKLTPGKAGWLLDHTYNDAFVVINRILKAGGEVRWTKENGAWFIASTETSKAIVEKAAPELGLEFVGVDTAPAAPALPKRPLRIGLWDRYGGSMPSGWTRWLLEQFEFPFQVVYPKELDAGNLAEKFDVLVFVDGAIPARETTRAAATPRTDTIPAEFQLWLGAVSVSKTVPQLKAFLEVGGTVVTIGSSTSLAQHLNLPLQNHLVERLPDGKVKPLEEAKFYAPGSILQVTANTTHPLAQGISPKVDVAFDNSPVFQLVPGAGAGTITPVAWFDSATPLRSGWAWGQGYLKDGIAIAEAQVGAGKLVLLGPEVVNRAQPHGTFKFLFNALYYGVAK; encoded by the coding sequence ATGTACCTCCCCCTCGTCACGACAATCCCCCTCGCGCTGAGCGCGCCCGCGCCCCTCTACGCCGTGCAAGAGCGTGTCACTGCGCCCAAGGCGTTCTTTGGGTTTGAGATCGGAGCCGACTACAGGCTGGCAAACTACACCCAGTTCACGGCTTACTGGAAGCTACTCGACAAAGAGTCCGACCGCGTCAAGGTCGAGGAGATCGGCAAGACCGCCGAGGGGCGGCCTCAGCTCATGGCGATTGTGACATCGCCCGCCAACCACAAGAAGCTCAAGACCTACCAAGAGATCGCCCAGCGCCTGGCGCGCGCGGAGGGCCTCACCGACACCGAGGCCAAGAAGCTCGCCGCGCTCGGGAAGGCGATTGTGTGGATCGACGGTGGCCTGCACGCCAATGAAGTGTTGGGAGCGCACCAGCTGATCGAGACCAGCTACCAGCTCGCGTCGTCTAACGATCCCGAGATCAAGCGCTTCCTCGACGACTGCATCATTCTCTTGGTACACGCCAACCCCGATGGCATGGAGCTGATCTCCGACTGGTACATGCGCGAGGCCGATGAGAAAAAGCGGGGCTTTAATATCCCGCGCCTCTACCAGAAGTACATCGGCCACGACAACAACCGCGATTTCTACATGGGCACCCAGGCCGAGACCAAGAACATGCTCGCCGTGCAGTACGAGCAGTGGTTCCCCCAGATTGTCTACAACCACCACCAGACCGGCCCCGCGGGCACCGTGCTCTTTGCCCCTCCGTTTCGTGCGCCCCACAACCACAATGTCGATCCGCTGGTCGTCACCGGGATCGACCTGGTCGGAACCTCGATGCACAACCGCTTTGTGCTGGAGAACAAGCCCGGAGCCGTGCGCCGCTCGCAGGCCAGCTACCAGACCTGGTGGAACGGGGGCCTACGCACGACCACCTACTTCCACAACATGATCGGCCTGCTCACCGAGGCGATCGGCAACCCGACACCAGTCGAGATCGCCTTCACCCCGGACAAGCTCATCCCCCAAGAGGACTATGTCTTTCCCATCACCCCCCAGACCTGGCACTTTAAGCAGTCCATCGACTACTCCCTCACCGCCAACTGGGCCGTGCTGGATATCGCGTCGCGCCACCGCGAGCAGTTTCTCTACAATATCTACAAGATGGGCCGCAACGCGATCGACAAGGGCAGCCGCGATACCTGGACCGACTACCCGCGCCGGATCGCTGAGGTCAAGAAGAGCGCCTCCCCGAGCTTTGCCGCCCTCCGCCTCCCCGAGCTGCGGGACCCGCGCGCCTACATCCTCCCCGCCGACCAGCCCGACTTCCCGACGGTCGTCAAGTTTGTCAACACGCTCCGCCAGAACGGGATCACGATCCACCAAGCACAAAAAGAGTTCACGGTCGGGGGCAAGACCTACCCGGCGCACTCGTTTGTGGTCAAGACCGCCCAGGCGTTTCGCGCCCATGTGCTGGACATGTTCGAGCCGCAGGACTACCCCAACGACTTCCCCTACCCCGGCGGCCCGCCCAAGGCCCCCTACGACAACGCCGGCTACACGCTGGCCTACCAGATGGGAGTGCGCTTCGACCGTATTCTGGAGGATGTCACCGCGCCGCTGAGCGTGGTCGACGGCCGGGCCAAGCCGCTGGCGGGCAAGCTGACACCAGGAAAGGCGGGCTGGCTCCTGGACCACACCTACAACGATGCCTTTGTGGTGATCAACCGCATCCTCAAGGCGGGCGGCGAGGTGCGCTGGACCAAGGAAAACGGCGCGTGGTTTATCGCCAGCACCGAGACCAGCAAGGCAATCGTGGAGAAAGCCGCCCCCGAGCTCGGGCTGGAGTTTGTGGGGGTGGACACCGCGCCCGCTGCCCCCGCGCTGCCTAAGCGCCCCCTGCGGATCGGGCTCTGGGATCGCTACGGCGGCTCGATGCCCTCCGGCTGGACACGCTGGCTCCTGGAGCAGTTTGAGTTTCCGTTCCAGGTGGTCTACCCCAAGGAGCTGGACGCCGGCAACCTCGCGGAGAAGTTCGATGTGCTGGTCTTTGTGGACGGTGCCATCCCCGCCCGCGAGACCACGCGCGCCGCCGCCACGCCGCGCACCGACACTATCCCCGCTGAGTTCCAGCTCTGGCTCGGCGCGGTGAGTGTGAGCAAGACCGTGCCGCAGCTCAAGGCGTTTCTGGAGGTGGGCGGGACGGTCGTCACCATCGGGAGCTCGACCAGCCTGGCGCAGCACCTGAACCTGCCGCTCCAGAACCACCTGGTCGAGCGCCTCCCCGATGGCAAGGTCAAGCCGCTGGAGGAGGCAAAGTTCTACGCCCCCGGCTCGATCTTGCAAGTTACTGCCAATACTACCCACCCACTGGCACAGGGAATCTCCCCAAAAGTCGATGTCGCGTTTGACAACTCGCCGGTCTTTCAGCTGGTTCCCGGAGCAGGCGCAGGGACCATCACGCCGGTCGCCTGGTTCGACTCCGCCACCCCGCTGCGCTCCGGCTGGGCCTGGGGACAGGGCTACCTCAAAGACGGTATCGCCATCGCGGAGGCACAAGTCGGCGCGGGCAAGCTCGTCCTGCTCGGCCCTGAGGTGGTCAACCGCGCCCAGCCCCACGGAACCTTTAAGTTCCTCTTCAATGCCCTCTACTACGGTGTCGCAAAATGA